The Thermoflavifilum sp. genome contains a region encoding:
- a CDS encoding metallophosphoesterase family protein, which produces MIIGILSDTHGSLPADWWRYFDEVDEIWHAGDVGDMQVVAELQSRKPLRAVYGNVDGKEIRSLFPESLLFSCCNLTIWMIHIGAYPPLYTPEIRALLDVYHPDIFICGHSHILKIIPDPSRKLLHINPGAAGMQGWHRVRTAVKLHLQPGKIESAEVVEWPRTVLKK; this is translated from the coding sequence ATGATTATTGGTATTCTTTCCGATACCCATGGCAGCCTGCCGGCCGACTGGTGGCGGTATTTTGATGAAGTGGATGAAATATGGCATGCAGGCGATGTGGGTGATATGCAGGTAGTAGCTGAACTGCAGTCGCGTAAGCCCTTACGGGCTGTGTATGGCAATGTGGATGGGAAAGAGATTAGAAGTTTATTTCCTGAATCGCTGTTGTTTTCCTGTTGTAATCTCACGATCTGGATGATTCATATCGGAGCTTATCCGCCTCTTTATACACCCGAAATCCGCGCCTTGCTCGATGTGTATCATCCGGATATTTTTATCTGCGGTCATTCACATATCCTGAAAATCATTCCCGATCCGTCCAGAAAATTATTGCATATTAATCCCGGGGCTGCGGGTATGCAGGGCTGGCATCGGGTGCGTACGGCCGTGAAGCTGCATCTGCAGCCGGGAAAAATTGAAAGTGCCGAGGTGGTGGAATGGCCGCGAACGGTGCTGAAAAAATGA
- a CDS encoding NAD(P)-binding domain-containing protein, with protein MMQTPASTDILDVLIIGGGPIGMACGIECVKNDLSYLIVEKGCLVNSLYNYPLNMTFFSTSDRLEIGGVPFISHNYKPTRAEALEYYRRVALSWKLRIRLYEAVTHVDKEGELFVVHTSRKNSFLARAIIVATGFYDIPNKLNVPGEDLPKVHHYYREAHPYFGQRIAVVGAANSAVDVALETYRKGSR; from the coding sequence ATGATGCAAACACCTGCTTCTACCGATATCCTGGATGTGTTAATCATTGGTGGCGGGCCTATCGGGATGGCCTGCGGCATTGAATGCGTGAAAAACGATCTGTCTTATTTGATTGTGGAAAAAGGCTGTCTGGTGAATTCGTTGTATAACTATCCGTTGAACATGACCTTTTTTTCCACTTCTGATCGGCTGGAAATCGGTGGTGTGCCTTTTATTTCACACAACTACAAACCCACGCGTGCGGAAGCACTCGAATATTACCGCAGGGTGGCTTTGAGCTGGAAGCTGCGCATCAGGCTGTATGAAGCGGTAACACATGTAGATAAAGAAGGCGAGTTGTTTGTGGTTCATACGTCAAGGAAAAACAGTTTTCTTGCCCGGGCCATCATCGTGGCTACGGGATTTTATGACATTCCCAATAAGCTGAATGTACCGGGTGAAGACCTGCCTAAGGTGCATCACTATTATCGAGAAGCCCATCCTTATTTTGGCCAGCGCATTGCCGTGGTTGGCGCGGCCAACTCGGCCGTGGACGTTGCACTCGAAACCTATCGCAAAGGGAGCCGCTGA
- a CDS encoding glycosyltransferase family 2 protein, giving the protein MILSVVITVMNEEENIEPLIHQLTAALQGMDYEIIFVDDGSTDRTVERIKSCMDNHIRLIVLKRNYGQTFAMEAGIQQASGDYIVTMDGDLQNDPADIPMLLKIAREEGWEVVAGWRANRQDDWLLRKLPSRMANWLIRRMTGVRLHDYGCTLKLFTRDIAKNLGLYGEMHRFIPVLAAMQGARMTEVAVRHHPRVHGHSKYGLGRTFKVLSDLLLVVFFQKYFRSPMHFFGPIGLLVFLAGIFINLYLFVLKLSGEKIGERPLLILGVILLLSGLLIVLFGFLMEIMMRIYYGSHPERKFQIRENITLQDIQKQHS; this is encoded by the coding sequence ATGATACTCTCTGTGGTGATCACGGTTATGAATGAAGAAGAAAATATAGAGCCGTTGATCCATCAACTTACCGCGGCGCTTCAGGGTATGGATTATGAAATCATTTTTGTGGATGATGGCTCCACCGACAGAACCGTGGAACGAATCAAATCATGCATGGATAATCATATCCGCCTGATTGTATTGAAGCGCAATTACGGACAAACCTTTGCTATGGAAGCCGGCATTCAACAAGCCTCGGGCGACTATATTGTAACCATGGATGGCGATTTGCAAAACGACCCGGCCGATATTCCCATGCTGTTAAAAATCGCCCGGGAAGAAGGCTGGGAAGTGGTCGCCGGATGGAGAGCAAACCGACAGGACGACTGGCTGTTGCGTAAGCTTCCCAGCCGCATGGCCAACTGGCTTATCAGACGGATGACGGGTGTACGCCTGCACGATTACGGATGCACCCTGAAACTCTTCACTCGAGATATTGCCAAAAACCTCGGCTTATACGGGGAAATGCATCGCTTCATACCCGTGCTGGCGGCTATGCAGGGCGCCCGCATGACTGAAGTGGCAGTTCGACATCATCCCCGTGTACACGGCCACTCCAAATACGGTCTGGGACGCACCTTCAAAGTATTAAGCGATTTGCTGCTGGTGGTGTTCTTCCAGAAGTATTTCCGCAGCCCCATGCATTTTTTTGGACCGATTGGCTTACTCGTATTCCTGGCGGGTATCTTTATCAATCTCTATTTGTTTGTATTAAAACTCAGCGGTGAAAAAATCGGAGAACGTCCGCTGCTCATCCTGGGAGTCATCCTTTTGTTGAGCGGCCTGTTGATTGTGCTGTTCGGTTTTTTAATGGAAATCATGATGCGTATTTATTACGGCTCCCATCCCGAACGCAAATTCCAGATACGCGAAAACATCACCCTGCAGGATATCCAGAAGCAACACAGCTAA
- a CDS encoding NAD(P)-binding domain-containing protein → MIIREDQISDRVKYWVKPDIENRIKNGEIKAYFQSHVVAIREEDIDVQTPQGLITLPNDFVLAMTGYLPNFGLLENLGVQIQDDEMRTPVYNEATMETNQPNVYLAGVVCGGLQTNKWFIENSRVHAVTIIQDLKRKKLALQPQSV, encoded by the coding sequence ATGATTATACGTGAAGACCAGATCTCTGATCGGGTGAAATACTGGGTGAAACCCGACATTGAAAACCGTATTAAAAACGGGGAAATCAAGGCCTATTTTCAATCTCATGTAGTTGCCATTCGAGAGGAGGATATTGATGTGCAGACGCCGCAGGGGCTCATCACACTACCCAACGATTTTGTGCTGGCCATGACCGGCTATTTGCCCAACTTTGGTTTGCTGGAAAATTTAGGTGTACAGATTCAGGATGATGAGATGCGCACACCGGTGTATAACGAGGCGACCATGGAAACCAATCAACCCAATGTGTATCTGGCTGGAGTGGTGTGCGGCGGCTTGCAAACCAATAAGTGGTTTATCGAAAATTCGCGTGTGCACGCTGTAACCATCATTCAGGATCTCAAACGTAAAAAATTAGCCCTGCAACCTCAGTCGGTTTAA
- the argB gene encoding acetylglutamate kinase, producing the protein MTTLSRLYVVKIGGQVIDDPVACADFLHAFAALPGPKVLVHGGGKLATRIGEQLGVTSQYVQGRRITDEATLQLVTMVYGGLINKQLVARLQALGCPAIGLTGADMNLMRAVKRPVKETDYGWVGDLTAEGIRVEAFMRLVEAGEVPVLAPLTHDGNGHLLNTNADTIASCVAVALSAHYRVHLVFCFDQKGVLRHPHDPDSVIPLIRPADMPALMAEGALRDGILPKLENAFAACRAGVEQVLIGPAYALSALSTETSTRAFGTIIRL; encoded by the coding sequence ATGACCACATTATCCCGGCTTTATGTAGTGAAGATTGGCGGTCAGGTTATCGATGATCCTGTCGCATGCGCAGATTTTTTACACGCTTTTGCAGCCTTGCCCGGGCCTAAAGTCCTGGTTCATGGTGGGGGCAAATTGGCCACCCGTATAGGCGAACAGCTGGGTGTGACCAGTCAATATGTACAGGGGCGTCGGATAACCGACGAAGCCACCCTTCAGCTGGTGACCATGGTGTATGGCGGACTCATTAATAAGCAACTGGTGGCTCGTTTGCAGGCGCTGGGATGCCCGGCTATCGGGCTTACCGGCGCTGATATGAATCTGATGCGTGCCGTGAAACGACCCGTAAAGGAAACTGATTACGGCTGGGTTGGCGACCTCACGGCCGAAGGGATACGTGTAGAAGCTTTTATGCGGTTAGTAGAGGCTGGAGAAGTGCCGGTTCTGGCACCATTGACGCACGACGGGAATGGACATTTACTCAATACCAATGCCGATACCATTGCTTCCTGTGTAGCGGTAGCACTTTCGGCTCATTACCGGGTGCATCTCGTATTTTGTTTTGATCAAAAAGGTGTATTGCGTCATCCCCATGATCCCGATTCCGTGATCCCGCTGATCCGCCCTGCGGACATGCCAGCACTCATGGCGGAAGGAGCCTTGCGGGATGGTATCTTACCCAAGCTTGAAAATGCCTTTGCTGCCTGTCGCGCCGGTGTTGAACAGGTGCTTATCGGTCCGGCCTACGCATTGTCGGCACTTTCAACAGAAACATCGACCCGGGCCTTTGGCACCATCATCCGTCTCTAA
- a CDS encoding lysylphosphatidylglycerol synthase transmembrane domain-containing protein yields the protein MKTAIKWLIKLLVTGTALYITFRKVNWPQTRAVLMHVHLFWCLIALFLFNLSQLISALRLYYFYRALSIPISFLQNLKLYYIGMFYNLFLPGGIGGDGYKIHYLYRMSHKSLKSLFTATLLDRLQGLWGLLLLISVFIALDYSRFPHSWQQYTIIALSLVWLVCAIYAALFRGIFSAYRSIFWKTAWLSLAVQICQLLAAGALLQGLGHGYATGLYLMLFLCSSIAAVIPFTIGGMGARELVFVWGAMLLPIQVHEAIAMSLLFFLLTAISSFIGAFLSMPEQPLVSPD from the coding sequence GTGAAAACAGCAATCAAGTGGTTGATTAAGTTACTGGTAACCGGCACCGCGTTGTATATCACATTCCGTAAGGTCAACTGGCCACAGACCCGTGCGGTGTTGATGCATGTACATCTTTTCTGGTGCTTGATAGCACTATTTTTGTTTAATCTTTCTCAGCTCATCAGTGCTTTACGCCTGTATTATTTTTATCGTGCTTTATCTATTCCCATTTCCTTTTTGCAAAATCTAAAGCTCTACTACATCGGCATGTTCTACAATTTGTTTTTGCCCGGCGGTATTGGTGGGGATGGATATAAAATTCATTATTTGTATCGAATGAGTCACAAATCGCTGAAATCATTATTTACAGCCACTTTGCTCGATCGGCTGCAGGGCTTATGGGGGCTGTTACTGTTGATATCTGTTTTCATAGCCCTGGATTATTCCCGATTTCCGCATAGCTGGCAGCAATATACCATCATTGCGTTGTCGCTTGTGTGGTTGGTGTGTGCCATCTATGCCGCACTGTTCCGGGGTATATTCTCTGCTTATCGTTCCATTTTCTGGAAAACGGCCTGGCTATCCCTTGCAGTTCAAATCTGCCAGCTGCTTGCAGCCGGAGCGCTGTTGCAGGGCCTGGGCCATGGGTATGCAACGGGTTTATACCTGATGTTGTTTCTTTGTAGTTCCATTGCAGCCGTGATTCCCTTTACCATAGGGGGAATGGGCGCCAGAGAACTGGTCTTTGTATGGGGAGCTATGCTATTACCCATTCAGGTTCATGAAGCGATTGCCATGAGCCTGTTATTTTTTCTGCTCACTGCAATAAGTTCATTTATCGGTGCTTTTTTATCCATGCCCGAACAGCCGCTGGTTTCACCAGACTAA
- a CDS encoding aminotransferase class III-fold pyridoxal phosphate-dependent enzyme, which translates to MPLFDVYQLLPITPVRAEGRFLWDAQGNRYLDLYGGHAVIAIGHSHPHYIQRIEQQLRRIAFYSNSVMNPLQEELADKLGKLSGYADYRLFLCNSGAEANENALKIASFITGRKRVIAFHKSFHGRTSGAVAVTDNPAIQSPFNQQHEVSFVPLNNREAVEQAMGGDVAAVIVEGIQGVGGIQLPDDAFLQHLSALCEHHGALLILDEVQSGYGRTGQFFAHQYAGIRPHLITMAKGMGNGFPIGGVLIHPDIPARKGMLGTTFGGGYLACAAALAVLEVIEQENLMAHAARMGKWLMEELGQFPEIQHIRGRGLMIGLDPHPDFAELRAHLLHGHRIFTGEARPHTIRLLPPLNLQEAEARFFLQALRQALEEMRGQTSSTVSFQEKQQM; encoded by the coding sequence ATGCCACTTTTCGATGTATATCAATTATTGCCTATCACGCCTGTAAGGGCGGAAGGCAGGTTTCTGTGGGATGCACAGGGCAACCGGTATCTGGATTTGTATGGAGGCCATGCCGTGATTGCTATCGGGCACAGCCATCCACATTATATCCAGCGAATTGAACAACAGCTCAGGCGAATAGCTTTCTACTCGAATAGTGTGATGAATCCGTTGCAGGAAGAGCTGGCCGATAAGTTAGGGAAATTAAGCGGTTATGCTGATTACCGGCTTTTTCTCTGTAATTCCGGTGCGGAAGCCAATGAAAATGCCCTCAAGATCGCTTCCTTTATTACGGGTCGCAAGCGAGTCATCGCCTTTCACAAATCTTTTCATGGCCGCACCTCCGGCGCCGTAGCTGTGACCGACAATCCGGCTATTCAATCGCCTTTTAACCAGCAGCATGAGGTAAGTTTTGTGCCTTTAAATAACCGGGAAGCCGTAGAGCAGGCCATGGGAGGCGATGTGGCTGCCGTAATCGTGGAAGGTATTCAGGGAGTGGGAGGCATACAGCTTCCTGATGATGCCTTTTTGCAGCATCTGTCCGCACTTTGTGAGCACCATGGGGCATTACTCATTCTGGATGAAGTACAATCAGGCTACGGCCGCACGGGCCAATTTTTTGCCCATCAATATGCGGGCATCCGGCCTCATCTGATTACCATGGCCAAAGGCATGGGTAATGGTTTCCCTATAGGTGGAGTGCTCATTCACCCCGATATCCCGGCTCGAAAAGGCATGTTGGGTACCACTTTCGGCGGGGGATATCTGGCATGTGCAGCGGCACTGGCCGTGCTGGAAGTCATAGAACAGGAGAACCTGATGGCCCATGCAGCCCGGATGGGAAAATGGCTGATGGAAGAACTTGGTCAGTTCCCGGAAATTCAGCATATCCGGGGACGCGGACTGATGATAGGGCTTGACCCACACCCCGATTTCGCCGAACTCCGGGCACATCTCTTACATGGTCATCGGATTTTTACCGGAGAAGCCAGGCCTCATACCATACGGTTATTACCGCCACTTAACCTCCAGGAAGCGGAGGCCAGATTTTTCCTGCAAGCCTTGCGGCAGGCTCTGGAAGAAATGCGCGGGCAAACCTCTTCTACCGTTTCATTTCAGGAAAAACAGCAAATGTGA
- a CDS encoding N-acetylornithine carbamoyltransferase — MKQFLSVHDVQDIDALIQRALSYKANPWKDQHLGKNKRVGLLFLNPSLRTRLSTQIAARHLGMEVIVFNVDKEGWALEFEEGAIMSGHTSEHVKDAAPILGKYFDILCIRTFPTLVNKEEDYSELYIKQFVKYAGVPVVSLESATLHPLQSLTDLITMHECWPNSKARPKVVLTWAPHVKPLPQCVANSFAQWVNAWGKAEFVITHPEDYELDESFTRGAYITYDQNEALRDADFVYVKNWSTYRDYGKIYSNDPEWMLTEKKLSITRNARVMHCLPVRRNVELSDEILDGPHSIVTQQAANRVWAAQAVLSEMLQHL, encoded by the coding sequence ATGAAACAATTTCTTTCCGTACACGATGTGCAGGATATCGATGCGCTTATTCAGCGGGCACTGTCCTATAAAGCCAATCCATGGAAAGATCAGCATCTCGGGAAAAACAAACGCGTGGGTTTGCTTTTTCTTAACCCCAGTTTGCGTACCAGGCTCAGCACGCAAATTGCCGCCCGTCATCTGGGCATGGAAGTGATTGTGTTTAATGTGGATAAAGAAGGGTGGGCGCTGGAGTTTGAAGAAGGCGCTATCATGAGCGGCCATACCAGCGAACATGTCAAAGATGCCGCGCCTATTCTGGGAAAATATTTTGATATCCTGTGTATCCGCACCTTCCCTACACTGGTGAATAAGGAAGAAGATTACAGTGAGCTCTACATCAAGCAGTTTGTGAAATATGCCGGTGTGCCGGTAGTGAGCCTGGAAAGTGCCACACTGCATCCACTACAAAGCCTTACCGATTTAATTACCATGCACGAATGCTGGCCCAACAGCAAGGCTCGACCTAAGGTGGTGCTGACCTGGGCCCCGCACGTAAAACCCCTTCCCCAGTGCGTGGCCAATAGCTTTGCCCAATGGGTGAATGCCTGGGGAAAAGCGGAATTTGTGATTACACATCCGGAAGATTACGAACTGGATGAATCCTTTACCCGGGGAGCCTATATTACCTATGATCAAAACGAAGCCCTGCGCGATGCCGACTTTGTGTATGTGAAAAACTGGAGCACCTATCGCGATTATGGCAAGATTTATAGCAATGATCCGGAATGGATGCTTACCGAAAAAAAACTCTCTATCACCCGAAATGCGCGGGTGATGCATTGCCTGCCGGTGCGTCGCAATGTAGAGTTGAGCGATGAAATTCTGGATGGTCCACACAGCATCGTCACCCAGCAGGCGGCCAATCGCGTGTGGGCTGCGCAGGCGGTGTTGAGTGAAATGTTACAGCATCTATAA
- the argG gene encoding argininosuccinate synthase: protein MRKKVVLGFSGGLDTSFCVKYLSAEKGYEVYTVTIDTGGFTPDELKTIEQRAYALGAVKHTTIDAVKPYYERVLKYLIFGNVLKNNTYPLSVSAERITQALMLVEQAQQIQADAVAHGSTGAGNDQVRFDMVFHVLAPKVEIITPIRDLRLSREQEVEYLKAHGVDVSAEKSAYSINKGIWGTSVGGKETLTSHQFLPETAFPHQLSRHEPEDITLWFEKGEPVGLNDQLFDHPTQTILALNEKAAAFAIGRDIHVGDTIIGIKGRVGFEAPGPLIILKAHHALEKHVLTKWQLMMKDQLSIFYGNWVHEGLLLDPVMRDIEAFFTSSQQRVSGKVFVSLFPYRFQVNGIASPYDLMQRKFGTYGEMNNAWTGEDVRGFSKIMANALSIWYQTAEQAEIK, encoded by the coding sequence ATGCGTAAAAAAGTTGTTCTGGGATTTAGCGGAGGATTGGATACCTCCTTTTGCGTAAAATACCTGAGTGCGGAAAAAGGATATGAGGTCTATACCGTTACTATCGATACCGGTGGTTTTACTCCCGATGAGCTGAAGACGATCGAGCAACGTGCTTATGCGTTGGGCGCGGTGAAGCATACCACTATCGATGCCGTAAAACCTTATTATGAACGCGTGCTGAAATACCTCATTTTTGGAAACGTATTGAAAAATAACACCTATCCGCTCAGTGTCAGTGCCGAGCGCATCACGCAGGCCTTGATGCTGGTTGAACAGGCACAGCAAATCCAGGCCGATGCTGTTGCACATGGCAGCACAGGGGCCGGCAACGATCAGGTACGTTTTGATATGGTGTTTCATGTACTGGCGCCGAAAGTGGAGATCATCACACCCATCCGCGATCTGCGCCTGAGTCGTGAACAGGAGGTGGAATATCTGAAAGCACACGGAGTGGATGTGTCGGCTGAAAAATCAGCTTATTCCATCAACAAAGGTATCTGGGGAACCTCTGTGGGAGGGAAAGAAACGCTTACTTCACATCAGTTTTTGCCGGAAACGGCATTTCCACATCAGCTGAGCCGGCATGAACCGGAAGATATTACTCTCTGGTTTGAAAAAGGTGAACCGGTAGGACTCAACGATCAGCTTTTCGATCATCCCACGCAGACCATTCTTGCTTTAAATGAAAAGGCTGCTGCATTTGCCATCGGACGTGATATTCATGTAGGCGATACCATCATCGGCATCAAGGGCAGGGTGGGCTTTGAAGCGCCCGGTCCCCTGATTATCCTGAAAGCGCATCATGCCCTCGAAAAGCATGTGCTTACCAAATGGCAATTGATGATGAAAGACCAGCTATCCATCTTTTACGGCAACTGGGTACATGAAGGTCTGTTACTCGACCCGGTGATGCGCGATATTGAGGCTTTCTTCACCTCTTCCCAGCAACGGGTGAGCGGGAAAGTGTTTGTGAGCTTGTTCCCATATCGCTTTCAGGTAAATGGTATTGCTTCGCCGTACGATCTCATGCAACGTAAATTCGGCACATACGGAGAAATGAACAATGCATGGACCGGAGAGGATGTTCGCGGTTTTTCTAAAATCATGGCCAATGCATTGAGCATCTGGTATCAAACCGCTGAACAGGCAGAAATAAAATGA
- a CDS encoding M20 family metallo-hydrolase: MWNISLYHDAVALLRQLIATPSFSREEAQTASMIAEFLEAHGVVVHRHLNNVWAVNRYFDASKPGILLNSHHDTVKPNPAYTRDPFDPAIEEGRLYGLGSNDAGGCLVALIASFLHFYNLPDLPYNLILTATAEEEISGFNGIESILPQLPGFAFAIVGEPTLTQMAVAEKGLLVLDCTSYGKAGHAARQEGENAIYKALPDIEWFRTFQFPKISPMLGQVNMNVTMIQAGQQHNVVPACCHFTVDIRVTDAYTHEEILEVISQHVQCEVKPRSLRMRSSSISLDHPIVRAAQRMGKQLYGSPTTSDQALIPGPSVKIGPGDSARSHSADEFIYLDEIKEGIETYIRLLEEVFQEEKKACRDS, from the coding sequence ATGTGGAATATTTCCTTATATCATGACGCAGTTGCCTTGCTGCGTCAGCTCATCGCCACGCCTTCTTTCAGTCGGGAAGAAGCGCAAACAGCCAGCATGATTGCTGAATTTCTGGAGGCGCATGGAGTTGTTGTCCATCGGCATCTAAACAATGTCTGGGCAGTAAACCGTTATTTCGATGCCTCAAAACCAGGTATTCTGTTAAATTCCCATCACGATACCGTAAAGCCCAATCCGGCATATACCCGTGATCCATTTGATCCTGCGATTGAGGAGGGGCGACTTTATGGCCTGGGTAGTAACGATGCCGGTGGATGCCTGGTTGCACTGATTGCCAGCTTTCTGCATTTTTACAACCTACCGGATCTGCCCTATAATCTTATTCTTACGGCTACCGCGGAAGAAGAAATATCGGGTTTTAACGGCATTGAAAGCATTCTGCCTCAGCTACCCGGTTTTGCATTTGCCATTGTGGGAGAGCCCACGCTTACCCAGATGGCGGTCGCCGAAAAAGGTTTACTGGTGCTGGATTGTACCAGCTATGGTAAGGCCGGCCATGCAGCCCGACAGGAAGGGGAAAATGCGATTTACAAAGCCCTGCCCGATATCGAATGGTTTCGTACGTTTCAATTTCCAAAGATATCGCCCATGCTCGGCCAGGTCAATATGAATGTAACCATGATTCAGGCCGGTCAGCAGCATAATGTCGTGCCTGCCTGTTGCCATTTTACCGTAGATATTCGCGTTACAGATGCTTATACTCATGAAGAAATCCTCGAAGTGATAAGCCAGCATGTGCAATGTGAGGTGAAGCCACGTTCATTGCGTATGCGCAGTTCATCGATATCGCTCGACCATCCCATCGTGCGGGCAGCACAGCGAATGGGTAAACAATTGTATGGTTCGCCCACTACTTCCGATCAGGCTTTGATTCCCGGCCCGTCTGTAAAAATAGGCCCGGGTGACTCGGCTCGTTCACATAGCGCCGACGAATTTATTTATCTTGATGAAATAAAAGAGGGAATAGAAACGTATATCAGGCTACTGGAAGAAGTGTTTCAGGAGGAGAAAAAAGCATGTAGAGACAGCTAA
- a CDS encoding GNAT family N-acetyltransferase, with product MENKQPFIVRVATADDARYAEQITEEMAASAKARGTGIARRSPEYIRQKMQEGKAVIAVTPSGEWVGFCYIEAWSHGKFVANSGLIVSPPFRGSGAARAIKRKIFELSREKYPEAKIFGLTTTLAVMKINSELGYVPVTYSELTDDDEFWKGCQSCVNYEILMSKNRKNCLCTAMLFDPAAQKKKEAQAVAVPATPVQRVNGKKRRTFAGNWKLFERWLRFKRYVLLKPYRKKEEVPVTGGTMPEKKKFFFFDLF from the coding sequence TTGGAAAACAAACAACCGTTTATCGTACGGGTAGCCACGGCAGATGATGCCCGTTATGCCGAACAGATTACCGAAGAAATGGCCGCCTCGGCTAAGGCCAGAGGCACCGGTATTGCTCGTCGTTCGCCCGAATATATCCGCCAGAAAATGCAGGAAGGCAAAGCCGTAATTGCAGTGACCCCCTCTGGCGAGTGGGTGGGCTTCTGCTATATTGAAGCCTGGAGTCACGGCAAATTTGTGGCTAACTCAGGCTTGATTGTCTCCCCACCGTTCAGGGGCAGCGGCGCGGCCAGGGCTATCAAACGCAAAATCTTTGAATTGTCGCGTGAAAAATACCCTGAAGCCAAGATATTCGGTCTCACCACCACGCTGGCGGTAATGAAAATTAATTCTGAGCTGGGTTATGTTCCCGTCACCTATTCGGAACTTACGGATGATGACGAATTCTGGAAAGGTTGCCAGAGCTGTGTGAATTATGAAATATTGATGAGCAAAAACCGGAAAAATTGCCTCTGCACGGCCATGTTGTTTGACCCGGCGGCACAAAAGAAAAAGGAAGCACAAGCTGTTGCGGTACCTGCAACCCCCGTTCAACGGGTCAACGGTAAAAAAAGAAGAACATTTGCAGGTAACTGGAAACTGTTTGAGCGCTGGCTGCGCTTTAAACGTTACGTGCTGCTGAAGCCTTATCGCAAAAAAGAAGAGGTTCCCGTAACCGGCGGTACCATGCCGGAGAAAAAAAAGTTTTTCTTCTTCGATTTATTTTAA
- the argC gene encoding N-acetyl-gamma-glutamyl-phosphate reductase produces the protein MKEKIQVGIIGGAGYTGGELIRILLHHPRVEIAFVHSRSHAGDPIYRVHRDLLGDTELKFTDQLDDQTDVWFLCMGHGESQRFLQEHQVPGHIRIIDLSQDFRLQSSAQFAGREFVYGLPEWQRECIRQAHDIANPGCFATAIQLGLLPLAKAGLLTDVHTTAITGSTGAGQKLQASTHFSWRANNVNAYKTLTHQHLREIHQTLLSLQPGYNGQLFFIPWRGDFTRGIFVSSQLRCTLSEDEVFELYENYYAPHPFTHVSREMVDIKQVVNTNKVLIYPEKIGDQLVVHSVEDNLVKGASGQAVQNLNLMMGWDETLGLQLKASVF, from the coding sequence ATGAAGGAAAAAATTCAAGTGGGTATCATAGGTGGCGCGGGCTATACGGGCGGTGAGTTGATCCGTATCTTGTTGCATCACCCGCGTGTAGAGATTGCTTTTGTACACAGCCGTAGCCACGCCGGAGATCCGATATATCGGGTACATCGTGACTTGTTGGGCGACACGGAGCTGAAGTTCACCGATCAGCTCGATGATCAAACCGATGTTTGGTTTTTATGCATGGGTCATGGCGAGTCGCAACGTTTTCTACAGGAACACCAGGTGCCCGGGCATATTCGTATCATTGATTTAAGTCAGGATTTTCGTTTGCAGTCTTCGGCTCAATTTGCCGGGCGCGAGTTTGTTTATGGATTACCTGAATGGCAGCGGGAATGTATTCGTCAGGCACACGATATCGCCAACCCGGGATGTTTTGCCACGGCCATTCAGCTGGGTTTACTACCGCTGGCAAAAGCCGGGTTGTTAACCGATGTGCATACGACGGCCATCACGGGTTCAACGGGAGCAGGACAGAAACTGCAGGCCAGCACACATTTCTCCTGGCGCGCCAATAACGTGAATGCCTATAAAACCCTTACCCATCAGCACCTTCGGGAAATTCACCAGACGCTTCTCTCCCTGCAGCCCGGTTACAATGGACAATTGTTTTTTATTCCCTGGCGGGGCGATTTCACACGGGGCATCTTTGTGAGTTCCCAGTTGCGTTGCACCCTCAGCGAAGATGAAGTATTTGAACTGTATGAAAACTACTATGCTCCGCATCCTTTCACGCATGTGAGCCGGGAAATGGTAGATATCAAGCAGGTGGTGAATACCAATAAAGTGTTGATTTATCCGGAAAAAATTGGTGATCAACTGGTAGTGCATTCGGTGGAAGATAATCTGGTGAAAGGCGCCTCAGGACAGGCCGTACAGAACCTGAATCTGATGATGGGCTGGGATGAAACGCTCGGCCTGCAACTGAAAGCAAGTGTTTTTTAA